TTTTCCCATATTCCAATCCTTGTGTTTAAAGATATTAACGCACCCGCTTTATGCGAATGCTTGTGGGCGTAGTTTAGCGCATTTAATTAAAAATCTTGCTTAAAAACCCATTTTGTGCGAATATCGTTTCAATAAAAACCATATTAAAAGCGCTATAAGAACAAAACCAATAAGAAAAAACGAAGAATAATGAGAAAGCCTTTCATACAAAGTTTTCACCCAATCGCTCGCTTGAAAAGAAACGCTCCCCACGATCAGCGCCCACAAAAAACTGGATAAAACATTAAGCCATAAAAATCTTTTTAAAGGGTATTTGCTAAAACCAACCGCCAAAGGCACAACGCTTTTAATCCCATACAAATATTTATTGACAAAAATCATGAGTAAGGCGTAGCGTTTCACCCACAAACTCGCTAAAGCAAGCTTTCTTCTGTGCTTATGAAAATACTTCAAAAACTCTCTTTTTTGATAGCGAGCAAAGACTACAAGAGCCCCACTCCCTATTAAATTCCCTAAAAAAGCGACAAGAATGGTTATTTTTATATCCAAAGCGTGCGTGGTAGCACTCAAAATAGAGGCGATGACAATCCCCACATACCCGCCCCCTAAAGAATACACAAATAAAATGAGATAACCCCACTCCTTAAAACCCTCTTGAAAACGCAACAACGCTTCTTGCATAAAAACCCTCTTTTGATTCGTTTTTATTTTCATGTTATCCAAACTTATTCAACCTATTGGTGATTTAAACGCTATCTTTTAGTATAATGACAGCGTTATCCTAATAACCTAAAAGATATAGAGATGAATACAGAAATTTTAACCATCATGTTAGTGGTCTCAGTGCTTATGGGATTGGTAGGCTTAATAGCGTTTTTATGGGGGGTTAAAAGCGGTCAGTTTGACGATGAAAAACGCATGCTTGAAAGCGTGTTGTATGACAGCGCAAGCGATTTGAACGAAGCAATTTTACAAGAAAAACGCCAAGAGAATTAAAAAGAATAAATAAAAGGACAGAAATGAACCAAGAAATTTTAGATGTGTTGATAGTGGGCGCAGGGCCTGGGGGCATTGCCACAGCCGTAGAATGCGAAATAGCCGGCGTTAAAAAGGTGCTTTTATGCGAAAAAACCGAAAGCCATTCAGGCATGATAGAGAAGTTTTATAAAGCCGGTAAAAGGATTGATAAAGATTATAAAAAGCAAGTCGTAGAGCTTAAAGGGCATATCCCTTTTAAAGACAGCTTTAAAGAAGAGACTTTAGAGAATTTCACTAACCTTTTAAAAGAGCATCACATCACGCCAAGCTATAAAACCGATATTGAGAGCGTGAAAAAAGAAGGCGAATACTTTAAAATCACCACCACTTCTAATACAACCTATCATGCTAAATTTGTAGTGGTTGCGATCGGGAAAATGGGCCAGCCAAACCGCCCTACTACTTACAAAATCCCTGTTGCACTCTCCAAACAAGTGGTTTTTAGCATCAACGATTGTAAGGAAAATGAAAAAACCCTTGTGATCGGCGGAGGCAACTCAGCGGTGGAATACGCCATTGCTTTGTGTAAAACCACCCCTACCACTCTCAATTACCGCAAAAAAGAATTCAGCCGCATCAATGAAGACAACGCTAAAAACCTGCAAGAAGTCCTAGGCAATCACACGCTTAAAAGTAAACTTGGAGTGGATATTGAAAGCCTAGAAGAAGATGGCACTCAAATTAAGGTTAATTTCACCGATAACATGAGCGAGAGTTTTGATCGCTTGCTGTATGCGATCGGCGGCTCTACCCCTTTAGAATTTTTTAAACGCTGTTCTTTAGAACTAGATCCTAGCACCAATATCCCTGTAGTGAAAGAAAATTTAGAGAGCAACAATATCCCTAATTTATTCATCGTGGGCGATATTTTATTCAAATCAGGGGCGAGCATCGCTACCGCTTTAAACCATGGCTATGATGCCGCTATAGAAATCGCTAAAAGGTTGCAGTCTTAAAGCAAACTCACTCAGCAAACGGCTTAACCTTATACAAAAAGAAAAAGAGTGCTATAAGCGTTAAGGCAAAATGCATGGTTATGATAGTTAGGGGCGAAAAATAACGCAATTCCAGACTGCTGAGCGATAAGATTAGCACAGAGACCACGCGCACACCGCTTGATAAAAGCGATGAGAGCGATGAAATGTTGTTTTTAGAAACAAATTTGGAGAATTGATACCCCAAGCAATAACTCATGTAAGTGAAAAACGCCACCATGAGCGCATACACCCCTATGAAACAATAAGGGATATTCATAAGCAATAAGGGGCTAACGCCCAGTAGCACCAAAAGCGAACTTAGGGCGATTTTTTGGCTGTAATTTGAAGCTTTTAAAAAATGAATGAGGATGGAAATCGCTTGAAAAGCGATATAAAATATAAAAAGGTATTGCTCTTTAATGCCTTGTTTTAAAAAATACGCTTGCCACATTTGAAAATGGCTCATAAAAAAGACGGGCGTAATCAAATGCCCCACTACCAAAATTTTAAGCTTGGGGTTATCTTTAAGCTCTTTAAGACTGCCTTTAACTTGCTCTTTAAGGAATTTCAGGCTTTTTTGGCTTTTAAAATCTCCTTGATTTTCTTTAAAATAAATCATGATCATTAACATGCAGAGCATGATTAAAAGAATCCCCACGATATACAGCATCGCATGGACTTTGAGATACAAAAACGACCCCAAAGAACTCCCTATAATCATGCCCAAATAAGCGATTTGATTGTTTTTGGCTAAAAATTGGGACAAATCCTTTTTGTTTTCTTTAATGCTTGTGATGAGTGAAGCTTCAATCGTGCCGCTAGAGCATGCGCTAGACAAACCATACAGACCCCATGCTAAAAGCATGAAAATATAAAGATCAAAAAATAGCACAAACGAAAAGCTAGCGATTAAAAAGACATTAGAAACAAGGAATAAATTTTTCCGGCTCATCAAATCCGCTAAAACGCCGCTTGGGTATTCAGCCACCAGCACACAAAAGCTAAAAAAGGTTTGCACGAGCAAGATTCCACTCAAACTAAGCCCTTTAGAAAGCAACAAAGGGGTTAAAATCGCATGGGGTAAGTTTGAGCGATAATTAAGAGAAATTTCGCCCCATAGTAAGCTAAAATGTTTTTTCTTAAAGTTTCCATTTGAAAATTGTAATTAAAACTAGCTTATAATACAGCGTTATATCTTCTAATTGAAGGGGTATTGATGCTAACCCAATTAAAAACCTATCCAAAATTACTCAAACATTATGAAGAAATCAAAGAAGTGCACATGCGCGATTGGTTTTCTAAAGACAAAGAGCGAGCGAGTCGATATTTTGTGCAATTTGAAAGCTTGAGCTTGGATTATTCCAAAAACCGCCTGAACGATACCACTTTAAAGCTTCTTTTTGAATTAGCGAATGACTGCTCTTTAAAAGAAAAAATTGAAGCGATGTTTAAGGGTGAAAAAATCAACACCACCGAAAAGAGAGCCGTTTTACACACCGCTTTAAGAAGCTTGAATGACACTGAAATTTTACTAGACAACATGGAAGTGTTAAAAAGCATAAGGAGCGTTTTAAAACGCATGCGAGCCTTTAGCGATAGCGTGAGGAGCGGTAAAAGACTGGGCTATACCCATCAAGTGATCACCGATATTGTCAACATCGGCATTGGGGGGTCAGATTTAGGTGCTTTAATGGTTTGCACCGCCTTAAAACGCTACGCCCACCCGAGATTAAAAATGCATTTTGTGTCTAATGTGGATGGCACACAGATTTTAGATGTTTTAGAAAAACTCAATCCAGCCAGCACGCTTTTTATCGTGGCTTCTAAGACTTTTTCCACTCAAGAAACCTTAACCAACGCCCTAACCGCCAGGAAATGGTTTGTAGAAAGAAGCGGCGATGAAAAGCATATCGCTAAGCACTTTGTAGCGGTATCCACCAATAAAGAAGCCGTGCAACAATTTGGCATCGACGAGCATAACATGTTTGAATTTTGGGATTTTGTAGGGGGGCGCTATAGTTTGTGGTCGGCTATTGGCTTATCCATCATGATCTATTTAGGGAAAAAAAATTTTAACGCTCTTTTGAAAGGAGCGTATTTGATGGATGAGCATTTCAGAAACGCCCCTTTTGAAAGCAATTTACCCGTTTTAATGGGGCTAATTGGCGTGTGGTATATCAATTTTTTCCAATCCAAAAGCCATTTAATCGCTCCTTACGATCAGTATTTAAGGCATTTCCCTAAATTCATTCAGCAATTAGATATGGAAAGTAATGGCAAACGCATCAGCAAAAAAGGCGAAATCATCCCCTATGACACATGCCCTGTTGTTTGGGGCGATATGGGCATTAACGCTCAGCACGCCTTTTTCCAGCTCTTGCATCAAGGCACGCATTTAATACCCATTGATTTTATCGCTTCCTTAGATAAAAAGCCTAACGCTAAAGGTCATCATGAAATTTTATTCAGCAATGTTTTAGCGCAAGCACAAGCCTTCATGAAAGGCAAGAGTTATGAAGAAGTGCTTGGGGAATTGCTCTTTAAAGGGTTAGACAAAGATGAAGCCAAAGATTTAGCCCACCACAGGGTGTTTTTTGGCAACCGCCCCTCTAATATCCTTTTATTAGAAAAGATTTCACCAAGTAATATAGGGGCGCTAGTGGCTCTTTATGAGCATAAAGTCTTTGTGCAAGGGGTTATTTGGGATATTAACAGCTTTGATCAATGGGGTGTGGAGCTTGGGAAAGAACTGGCCGTGCCGATTTTACAAGAATTAGAAGGGCATAAAAGCAACGCTTATTTTGACAGCTCCACTAAGCACTTAATAGAATTGTATAAAAATTACAACCAATAAGCTTTGTTTGATAACAAGATAAAACCTCAAAACAATAAAGAAGCTTAACCCCATCCTCAAGCGATCCATTCAAAATCATCCGTTGATCATAACGGATTTTAGCGCCATATATTAGCCATTTGAATTTAAAGAGAGTAAATTTTCCACAAATTAATCGTTTTTAACTTTTAAAAGCTTGACTTTCTCATCATATGCATTATTTTACATATTATAATTATTTCAAAGCTAAGAATAATAAAAATCAAAGAATAGATTTATCTTTAAAAGTATTTGCGTTTATCAATCTCATTTTAGGAGGCATGCATGAAAAAGGCAAGTCAGGTTTTATTCTTTGGGGCATTTTTAAGTTCTTCTTTACAAGGTTTTGAAGCTAAGCTCGTTGGCTTTGTGGATCAATCCAGCACTATCGGTTTTAACCAGCATAAAATCAATAAAGAAAGAGGCATCTACCCTATGCAGCAATTCGCAACGATTGCGGGCTATTTAGGGCTTGGTTTTA
This region of Helicobacter pylori genomic DNA includes:
- a CDS encoding DedA family protein, producing MQEALLRFQEGFKEWGYLILFVYSLGGGYVGIVIASILSATTHALDIKITILVAFLGNLIGSGALVVFARYQKREFLKYFHKHRRKLALASLWVKRYALLMIFVNKYLYGIKSVVPLAVGFSKYPLKRFLWLNVLSSFLWALIVGSVSFQASDWVKTLYERLSHYSSFFLIGFVLIALLIWFLLKRYSHKMGF
- the ccoS gene encoding cbb3-type cytochrome oxidase assembly protein CcoS, which gives rise to MNTEILTIMLVVSVLMGLVGLIAFLWGVKSGQFDDEKRMLESVLYDSASDLNEAILQEKRQEN
- a CDS encoding NAD(P)-binding domain-containing protein, with the protein product MNQEILDVLIVGAGPGGIATAVECEIAGVKKVLLCEKTESHSGMIEKFYKAGKRIDKDYKKQVVELKGHIPFKDSFKEETLENFTNLLKEHHITPSYKTDIESVKKEGEYFKITTTSNTTYHAKFVVVAIGKMGQPNRPTTYKIPVALSKQVVFSINDCKENEKTLVIGGGNSAVEYAIALCKTTPTTLNYRKKEFSRINEDNAKNLQEVLGNHTLKSKLGVDIESLEEDGTQIKVNFTDNMSESFDRLLYAIGGSTPLEFFKRCSLELDPSTNIPVVKENLESNNIPNLFIVGDILFKSGASIATALNHGYDAAIEIAKRLQS
- the pgi gene encoding glucose-6-phosphate isomerase, giving the protein MLTQLKTYPKLLKHYEEIKEVHMRDWFSKDKERASRYFVQFESLSLDYSKNRLNDTTLKLLFELANDCSLKEKIEAMFKGEKINTTEKRAVLHTALRSLNDTEILLDNMEVLKSIRSVLKRMRAFSDSVRSGKRLGYTHQVITDIVNIGIGGSDLGALMVCTALKRYAHPRLKMHFVSNVDGTQILDVLEKLNPASTLFIVASKTFSTQETLTNALTARKWFVERSGDEKHIAKHFVAVSTNKEAVQQFGIDEHNMFEFWDFVGGRYSLWSAIGLSIMIYLGKKNFNALLKGAYLMDEHFRNAPFESNLPVLMGLIGVWYINFFQSKSHLIAPYDQYLRHFPKFIQQLDMESNGKRISKKGEIIPYDTCPVVWGDMGINAQHAFFQLLHQGTHLIPIDFIASLDKKPNAKGHHEILFSNVLAQAQAFMKGKSYEEVLGELLFKGLDKDEAKDLAHHRVFFGNRPSNILLLEKISPSNIGALVALYEHKVFVQGVIWDINSFDQWGVELGKELAVPILQELEGHKSNAYFDSSTKHLIELYKNYNQ